The Miscanthus floridulus cultivar M001 chromosome 7, ASM1932011v1, whole genome shotgun sequence genome includes a region encoding these proteins:
- the LOC136463845 gene encoding defensin-like protein CAL1, translated as MALSRRMAAAPVLVLLLLLVATELGTTPVAEARHCLSQSHRFKGLCVSSSNCANVCQTESFPGGECKAEGATRKCFCKKIC; from the exons ATGGCGCTGTCTCGCCGCATGGCCGCCGCTCCCGTCctcgtccttcttctcctcctcgtcgCCACAG AGCTGGGGACGACGCCGGTGGCGGAGGCGAGGCACTGCCTGTCGCAGAGCCACCGGTTCAAAGGCCTGTGCGTGAGCAGCAGCAACTGCGCCAACGTCTGCCAGACCGAGAGCTTCCCCGGCGGCGAGTGCAAGGCGGAGGGCGCCACGCGCAAGTGCTTCTGCAAGAAGATCTGCTAG